A section of the Bacteroidales bacterium genome encodes:
- a CDS encoding type II toxin-antitoxin system PemK/MazF family toxin translates to MMIKQYEIWIANLDPKQGTETGKTRPVLIVQSDLLNKVHPSTIICPITTNIKAKSEILRVHLKKGEGNVKSDCDIMIDQIRAIDNKRLINKTGTISKENAVLVKNNIAIVIDLIE, encoded by the coding sequence ATGATGATTAAACAATATGAAATTTGGATTGCTAACCTTGACCCAAAGCAAGGAACAGAAACAGGAAAAACCAGACCGGTTTTAATCGTTCAGTCAGATTTGTTAAACAAGGTACATCCTTCAACGATTATTTGTCCGATAACAACGAATATTAAAGCAAAGAGTGAAATATTAAGGGTACATTTAAAAAAAGGAGAAGGAAATGTAAAAAGTGATTGTGATATTATGATTGACCAGATACGAGCAATTGATAATAAGAGATTGATAAATAAAACAGGAACAATTTCAAAAGAAAATGCTGTATTAGTAAAAAATAATATTGCAATAGTTATTGATTTGATTGAATAA
- a CDS encoding Spy/CpxP family protein refolding chaperone → MKTLKLKTYLFLLVGMFFLFNLSVFAQQGSAMGQGQGKANCQGKCLMNIPDLTDEQTEQIENVRIENMKKTLPLKSQLEEKRAKYKTLMVAEKADMNEINKIIDEMGEIKTQKMKQRTSHKQEIRKILTDDQRVYFDTKTFYSKGKRMGKKGHGGELGMGKMNK, encoded by the coding sequence ATGAAAACTTTAAAATTGAAAACTTACTTATTTTTATTAGTAGGTATGTTTTTCTTATTCAACCTTAGTGTTTTTGCCCAACAAGGCAGTGCCATGGGACAGGGTCAGGGAAAAGCTAATTGTCAGGGCAAATGTTTAATGAACATTCCTGATTTAACTGATGAACAAACGGAGCAAATTGAAAATGTAAGAATTGAAAACATGAAAAAAACGCTTCCGTTAAAATCTCAGTTAGAAGAAAAAAGGGCAAAATACAAAACCCTGATGGTTGCCGAAAAAGCTGATATGAATGAGATAAACAAAATTATTGATGAGATGGGGGAAATAAAAACCCAAAAAATGAAACAAAGAACTTCTCACAAACAAGAAATCCGTAAAATTCTTACCGATGACCAAAGGGTTTATTTTGATACAAAAACCTTTTATTCAAAAGGTAAAAGGATGGGTAAAAAAGGACATGGGGGCGAATTAGGTATGGGCAAAATGAATAAATAA
- a CDS encoding PD-(D/E)XK nuclease family protein translates to MDLNWIKELIDILPETSIRRKNLIAIAGYPKWEIVNSNLLAFYFDEKEEHGFSRLFINSLFDIYETKLKGTSQQREIFETDFSVDREVATDSGRRIDLLLREDIEVEYDNESIIPNWAIIIENKLFADLYNDLTDYWKSVKADNKIGIVFSVNPIEISQKLEKKGVKFTNITHGELIEKVMQNLPEFYIDSDDRHLLFLKEYISNINSYYKDKNEMDKMDKTLGLFHLEKDKIKKFKEVDLELLKYVSKSVFEVMTEMGFPPYSTKDSSKGKYFYINGDSNLNNILQGNVDVAEKFRFWVNLDLLRYSTTFEASFELWGKDNTKHGDKLKNRLKKIQIFTENIQIGIEGKSGGGYQHIYDILIKIGDFTNVGFDNKLKKSLKENLFNHKNKFIEKAIVELKEIIKNE, encoded by the coding sequence ATGGATCTTAATTGGATTAAAGAATTAATAGACATACTACCTGAAACATCTATCAGGAGAAAAAATCTTATAGCTATTGCAGGTTATCCAAAATGGGAAATTGTTAATAGTAATTTATTAGCATTCTATTTTGACGAAAAGGAAGAACATGGATTTTCAAGACTATTTATAAATAGCCTATTTGATATTTATGAAACCAAACTAAAAGGAACATCTCAACAAAGAGAAATTTTTGAAACTGATTTTTCTGTTGATAGAGAAGTGGCAACTGATAGTGGTAGAAGAATTGATTTATTATTGAGAGAGGATATTGAAGTTGAATATGATAATGAATCAATAATTCCAAATTGGGCTATAATTATTGAAAACAAACTTTTTGCTGACTTATATAATGACTTAACAGACTATTGGAAAAGTGTAAAGGCTGACAATAAAATAGGGATAGTTTTTTCAGTAAATCCAATAGAAATATCACAAAAACTCGAAAAAAAAGGAGTAAAATTTACAAATATTACACACGGAGAACTTATAGAAAAAGTAATGCAAAATCTACCAGAATTTTATATTGATTCTGATGATAGGCATTTATTATTTTTAAAAGAATACATCTCTAATATCAATTCATACTATAAAGACAAAAATGAAATGGATAAAATGGATAAAACACTGGGATTATTTCACTTAGAGAAAGATAAAATTAAAAAGTTTAAAGAGGTTGATTTAGAGCTTTTAAAATATGTTTCTAAGTCTGTTTTTGAAGTTATGACCGAAATGGGATTCCCGCCCTATTCAACAAAAGATTCGTCAAAGGGTAAATATTTTTATATTAACGGTGATAGTAATTTAAATAATATTTTACAAGGAAATGTTGATGTTGCTGAAAAATTCCGTTTCTGGGTTAATTTAGACCTTTTAAGATATAGCACAACCTTTGAAGCATCTTTTGAACTCTGGGGGAAAGATAACACTAAACATGGAGATAAATTAAAAAACAGATTAAAGAAAATTCAAATATTTACAGAGAATATCCAAATAGGGATAGAAGGCAAAAGTGGTGGAGGTTATCAACATATTTATGATATATTAATAAAAATTGGTGATTTTACAAATGTGGGATTTGATAATAAATTAAAAAAATCATTAAAGGAAAATCTTTTTAATCATAAAAATAAGTTTATTGAAAAGGCAATTGTAGAATTAAAAGAAATTATTAAAAATGAATAA